Proteins from a genomic interval of Rhinoraja longicauda isolate Sanriku21f chromosome 16, sRhiLon1.1, whole genome shotgun sequence:
- the lcor gene encoding ligand-dependent corepressor, translating into MHQMIREFAAKYTSKTSTSQDPIVLSSTQDQSTSKTPVLGACALNPVLSELLMADQDRPLDLTVRKSNSESDSQDGVLDLSTKKSSCAGTVSESKLVDCSSSAVLAKGRPGRAGQQQWDSESQSVEGVLPKSLRSFQAVTQDGYESSVILKIPVTRSAHKGEEPINRNEASPTSNLGPTSQHRGQHLVLAREAPWAKPHYEFNLEHASFRGNDKRADTKELSSHQITFQRGSVQTKNDAKKDQGHFASVDLKIPQVRGMDLTCGTSATNHYTCSPLLLNSQIESALHRKLRVILPKQNLWHRKGVVNLIDGGHDSWDSFVDQPTSSKQQGTSEQEGDSKQPRKKRGRYRQYNNEILEEAITVVMNGKMSVSKAQSTYGIPHSTLEYKVKERLGTLKNPPKKKLKLLGAEPQEADDELEHSLSNSKAE; encoded by the exons ATGCATCAAATGATCAGGGAGTTTGCCGCTAAATATACCTCAAAAACCAGCACTTCTCAGGACCCTATTGTACTCTCCAGCACCCAGGACCAAAGTACATCCAAAACGCCTGTTCTCGGTGCATGTGCTCTAAACCCTGTTTTAAGTGAGCTTCTTATGGCTGACCAAGATAGACCATTGGATCTCACCGTTAGAAAGTCTAATTCTGAATCAGACAGTCAAG ATGGAGTGCTTGATCTGTCTACCAAGAAGAGTTCTTGTGCTGGCACTGTTTCTGAAAGCAAGCTTGTTGATTGTTCCTCTTCTGCTGTTTTAGCCAAAGG GCGTCCAGGGAGAGCCGGACAACAGCAATGGGACAGCGAATCGCAAAGTGTTGAAGGAGTACTTCCAAAGTCGCTACGAAGCTTTCAGGCCGTGACACAGGACGGTTACGAATCTTCTGTTATTCTCAAAATACCAGTGACTCGATCAGCCCACAAGGGTGAGGAACCTATCAACAGGAACGAGGCATCTCCCACATCCAATTTAGGGCCAACTTCTCAGCACCGTGGGCAGCACTTAGTTCTAGCCAGAGAGGCCCCCTGGGCCAAACCACATTATGAGTTCAATCTGGAACATGCCAGCTTCAGGGGAAATGATAAGCGTGCCGATACCAAGGAACTTTCTTCGCACCAAATTACATTTCAGAGGGGATCTGTTCAGACAAAAAACGATGCAAAGAAAGACCAGGGCCATTTTGCTTCTGTAGATTTGAAAATACCACAGGTGCGAGGCATGGATCTCACTTGTGGAACCAGTGCCACAAATCATTACACGTGTAGCCCTTTGCTCCTGAATTCACAGATTGAAAGCGCACTTCATAGGAAACTCAGAGTGATCCTCCCAAAGCAGAATCTGTGGCACAGGAAAGGGGTGGTGAATCTAATCGATGGAGGGCACGATTCCTGGGACTCATTTGTGGATCAGCCAACCTCCAGTAAGCAGCAGGGCACATCTGAGCAAGAGGGTGACTCAAAGCAGCCCAGAAAGAAGCGCGGACGCTATCGACAATATAACAATGAGATCCTCGAAGAAGCGATCACTGTGGTAATGAATGGGAAGATGAGTGTCTCAAAAGCCCAAAGTACTTATGGAATCCCACACAGCACCCTGGAGTATAAAGTGAAAGAGCGGCTTGGTACTTTGAAAAACCCACCGAAGAAGAAACTGAAACTCCTCGGCGCTGAGCCCCAAGAGGCAGATGACGAGCTAGAACACAGTCTTAGCAATTCAAAGGCTGAGTAG